The Oikeobacillus pervagus sequence ATTTCGTATTAAAAATGAGAGAGAGATAGATTCAGATAACAGTCGAGTTGAGTTGATGTTTCTATTTCGGTTGTTTAGATAAGCGGCTAGAACCTCTCTCATTTTAATGGGAGGATATTTCACCCGAGTAGTGAAAGTATACATACCCGAGTGAATGGTTGGGTTATTCGATGGCGTTTTCGACATCATAATCCGCTAGGTCAATCTCCATTTCCCTATCTAATGCTAGTTTTGCCAGTTCCGATCCAAGATAAGGGCCCACTGTAAGGCCAGAAGCTCCAAGGCCATTTGCCACGAGGATCTCATTATATTGGGGGATTGGTCCAATAATCGGGAGAAACCCTGGGGTAAATGGTCGGAATCCGACTCGTACTTCAAGGACGGTGCTATCTGCTAATCCAGGTGCGTAATGTAATGCCTTTCCCAAGACTTCATGAATTCCACTAGCGGTCATGCGGTGATCGAAACCTACATTATTTTCATGAGTGGCCCCAGCGATAATCCGATCTTGGAATGCTAATATGTATTGATCACTTGGTGGCATGACCACTGGCCATGTATCTGTTTTCGTATGGGGGAGATGTAAATGGACAATTTGGGCTTTTTGAAAATAAACATTAAATTGGATCCCAAGAGGCTTTAACAACTCGTCTGCCCAAGCTCCAGCTGTTATGATTATTTTTTCTGGAATAATTTCATGTTCATTCACTTGAACACTTGTTTTTTGTCTATCATGATGTAGTAATTTCGCATCCCCCTGTATGAAAGTAGCCCCATATCGTTTAGCAGATCGTATTAACGCATCTCGTAATGCTCGACCATCTACACGAGCAGCCCCACTGACAAAAACAGAACCAAGGCCCTCTAGTAGGGGAGGGAATCTTTTTTTGGTTTCCTCAGGTGTGAGGATTTTTACTTCGCCGATTTCAGGAGCTTCTTCCCGGCGCTTTAATGCCCGTTCTTTCATTGCTAGTAATTTTTCATGGTCATGATGGAGACTGATGGCTCCGACTCGGGCATATCCCGTGTGTTCTTCTCCGTCTTTTTGAAGATCTGTCATTAATTCAGGATAGTAACGCGCCCCATTTTTGGCGAGTCTATACCATGCTTTGTTACGACGTTGTGAAAGCCAAGGGCAAACAATCCCTGCTGCTGCATCTGTTGCTTGTCCTTTGTCTTTACGATCCATGATCACGACTTCTTCCCCGGCCTTTGCTAGATGATAGGCAGTAGATGCCCCAAGAATCCCAGCGCCAATGACACAATATTTTTTCTTCATTTATACAGACCCTTTCTTATATGTTG is a genomic window containing:
- a CDS encoding NAD(P)/FAD-dependent oxidoreductase, whose protein sequence is MKKKYCVIGAGILGASTAYHLAKAGEEVVIMDRKDKGQATDAAAGIVCPWLSQRRNKAWYRLAKNGARYYPELMTDLQKDGEEHTGYARVGAISLHHDHEKLLAMKERALKRREEAPEIGEVKILTPEETKKRFPPLLEGLGSVFVSGAARVDGRALRDALIRSAKRYGATFIQGDAKLLHHDRQKTSVQVNEHEIIPEKIIITAGAWADELLKPLGIQFNVYFQKAQIVHLHLPHTKTDTWPVVMPPSDQYILAFQDRIIAGATHENNVGFDHRMTASGIHEVLGKALHYAPGLADSTVLEVRVGFRPFTPGFLPIIGPIPQYNEILVANGLGASGLTVGPYLGSELAKLALDREMEIDLADYDVENAIE